The following proteins come from a genomic window of Miscanthus floridulus cultivar M001 chromosome 2, ASM1932011v1, whole genome shotgun sequence:
- the LOC136515922 gene encoding uncharacterized protein isoform X1 — translation MDTQPFDEAELLVLPASPVASPPRCLKRLKKFSSQTTVATTTATTTSLPAGSPPPPLSPPPQAEATPGQETLAPSPSPPRDPPPRPPTPPDADAPTPLPHSSPAPVSSPLPPTDTPDDDSDEYEDDGLDPLFSETVVAGVWDPLGAPAEGDGEDDDDLGLGGGGLIEELRREQMSAKKRLDMDEADGEVASGAAAEGKGKRSKRKRKEAPPPKESVREKKRSEKERRAQLDSIHAESQRLLRETRRASFKPIVQPVHKPISSVLEKIRLRKMEVLKKSHTSIEDSDDSDDNDAAPEPVIDSAVHLDVPQSKEVTLDDRYLRIDGAEKELGTNSHGLDQCDSVQEDEDGLSCKEKDIHNCGTKASDEEISDRLQENHENTQPSDNHNDSVDQTQLPHSSSPTESTDETSSEDEEEDNDKENMDPSTQNNDVHTREHLQRAIGGDSCTGDAIIKDFLDDEAEEEDDSDNDMMRFKDNEEDDGSDENEVFNDLIAAGYEEKEVDHEKRNELHQKWLEQQDAAETNNVMQRLKFGHQEQKASAYEDGDEDKDEDVEDCEEGSQNEDLTPTNVVRQNSEKAKQMIAKMFEDDNDTYEHSDDEEIEEHLARQRISKREVDSNTFISPLEDDSSREVFSLIKKLNIAPQPKRRGKQSTSNHEMLMAGRNSSASKSSFLGRTASGSLASSHRSVYRSYVFGRDDSNSSSRSCISTSESNSDMDQTNSSQPKKAKFSSQPKPVGTRANTECNTNSGVSLFDILRRTSEQSSQESCNTITESQAVHQFSAFKLSRRFSRVGAKN, via the exons ATGGACACCCAGCCCTTCGACGAGgcggagctcctggtgctcccagcgTCCCCCGTCGCGTCCCCGCCTCGCTGCCTTAAGCGCCTCAAGAAATTCTCCTCCCAAACCACCGTCGCCACTACAACTGCCACTACCACCAGCCTTCCTGCCGGCTCCCCGCCTCCGCctctgtcgccgccgccgcaggcggAGGCGACACCGGGCCAGGAAACCCTAGCGCCGAGCCCGTCCCCTCCCCGCGACCCGCCCCCGCGCCCGCCGACGCCGCCAGATGCGGACGCCCCGACCCCGCTACCGCATTCCtctcccgcccccgtgtcctcgCCGCTGCCGCCGACCGACACCCCCGACGACGACAGCGACGAGTACGAGGACGACGGGCTCGACCCGCTGTTCTCGGAGACCGTCGTCGCCGGGGTGTGGGACCCGCTGGGCGCGCCGGCCGAAGGGGAcggtgaggacgacgacgacttgGGGCTGGGAGGCGGCGGCCTCATCGAGGAGCTGCGGAGGGAGCAGATGTCGGCGAAGAAGCGGCTCGACATGGACGAAGCTGACGGGGAGGTGGCTTCCGGGGCGGCGGCGGAAGGCAAGGGTaagaggagcaagaggaagaggaaggaggcGCCGCCGCCCAAGGAGTCGGTCCGGGAGAAGAAGCGGTCTGAGAAG GAGAGGAGGGCGCAGCTTGATTCGATCCATGCTGAGTCACAGAGGCTGCTGCGAG AGACGAGGAGGGCCTCGTTCAAGCCAATTGTGCAGCCAGTTCACAAGCCCATCTCATCTGTCCTGGAGAAGATCCGCCTGCGTAAGATGGAGGTTCTGAAGAA ATCACATACATCTATTGAAGACAGTGATGACAGTGATGACAATGATGCTGCTCCAGAGCCAGTGATCGATTCTGCTGTGCATTTGGATGTGCCTCAGTCTAAAGAAGTGACACTTGATGATAGATATTTGAGGATT GATGGCGCTGAAAAGGAGCTTGGAACAAACAGCCATGGCCTTGATCAGTGTGATAGTGTTCAAGAGGATGAG GATGGTTTGAGTTGCAAGGAGAAGGATATCCATAATTGTGGTACCAAAGCTTCAGATGAG GAAATTTCTGATCGATTGCAAGAGAATCATGAGAACACCCAGCCAAGTGATAACCATAACGATTCGGTAGATCAAACTCAACTGCCCCATTCTTCAAGCCCTACCGAGAGTACAGATGAAAC TTCatcagaagatgaagaagaagataatgatAAAGAGAACATGGACCCAAGCACTCAGAATAATGATGTACATACTCGTGAACACCTCCAACGAGCCATTGGAGGAGACTCATGCACAGGTGATGCCATCATAAAGGATTTTCTAGATGATGAAGCTGAGGAAGaggatgatagtgacaatgacatgatgagatttaaggacaatgaagaagatgatggaagtgatgaaaaCGAGGTATTCAATGATCTAATAGCAGCTGGCTATGAAGAAAAAGAAGTAGATCATGAGAAGCGTAATGAACTCCACCAAAAGTGGCTTGAGCAACAGGATGCTGCTGAAACAAATAATGTTATGCAAAGGCTTAAGTTTGGTCATCAGGAGCAAAAAGCATCAGCATATGAAGATGGAGACGAAGACAAAGACGAAGATGTAGAAGACTGTGAGGAAGGATCACAGAATGAAGATTTAACTCCAACAAATGTTGTGCGACAAAATTCAGAGAAGGCAAAACAGATGATTGCAAAGATGTTCGAAGATGATAATGATACTTACGAGCACTCGGATGATGAGGAAATAGAGGAGCATTTGGCTCGTCAACGCATTTCAAAGCGAGAA GTTGATAGTAATACATTCATATCCCCATTAGAAGATGACAGCTCAAGGGAAGTATTTAGTCTAATAAAGAAGCTCAATATTGCTCCTCAGCCTAAGCGGAGAGGAAAGCAATCAACAT CAAATCATGAAATGCTTATGGCTGGAAGGAACAGCAGTGCTTCAAAG TCATCGTTTCTTGGACGAACTGCCAGTGGTTCACTGGCATCTTCTCACAGATCAGTCTATAGATCCTATGTATTTGGTCGTGATGACAGCAATAGCAGCAGTAGGAGTTGCATTTCTACTTCAGAGAGTAATTCAGATATG GACCAAACCAACTCTTCTCAACCCAAGAAGGCCAAGTTCAGTTCTCAGCCAAAACCAGTGGGGACAAGGGCAAATACAGAGTGTAACACGAATTCAGGTGTTTCCCTCTTTGACATCCTGCGCAGGACTTCAGAGCAAAGCAGTCAGGAAAGCTGTAACACAATCACAGAGAGTCAAGCTGTGCATCAGTTCTCGGCATTCAAATTATCAAGGAGGTTTTCTAGGGTGGGCGCAAAAAATTAA
- the LOC136515922 gene encoding uncharacterized protein isoform X2 encodes MDTQPFDEAELLVLPASPVASPPRCLKRLKKFSSQTTVATTTATTTSLPAGSPPPPLSPPPQAEATPGQETLAPSPSPPRDPPPRPPTPPDADAPTPLPHSSPAPVSSPLPPTDTPDDDSDEYEDDGLDPLFSETVVAGVWDPLGAPAEGDGEDDDDLGLGGGGLIEELRREQMSAKKRLDMDEADGEVASGAAAEGKGKRSKRKRKEAPPPKESVREKKRSEKERRAQLDSIHAESQRLLRETRRASFKPIVQPVHKPISSVLEKIRLRKMEVLKKSHTSIEDSDDSDDNDAAPEPVIDSAVHLDVPQSKEVTLDDRYLRIDGAEKELGTNSHGLDQCDSVQEDEDGLSCKEKDIHNCGTKASDEEISDRLQENHENTQPSDNHNDSVDQTQLPHSSSPTESTDETSSEDEEEDNDKENMDPSTQNNDVHTREHLQRAIGGDSCTGDAIIKDFLDDEAEEEDDSDNDMMRFKDNEEDDGSDENEVFNDLIAAGYEEKEVDHEKRNELHQKWLEQQDAAETNNVMQRLKFGHQEQKASAYEDGDEDKDEDVEDCEEGSQNEDLTPTNVVRQNSEKAKQMIAKMFEDDNDTYEHSDDEEIEEHLARQRISKREVDSNTFISPLEDDSSREVFSLIKKLNIAPQPKRRGKQSTSNHEMLMAGRNSSASKDKR; translated from the exons ATGGACACCCAGCCCTTCGACGAGgcggagctcctggtgctcccagcgTCCCCCGTCGCGTCCCCGCCTCGCTGCCTTAAGCGCCTCAAGAAATTCTCCTCCCAAACCACCGTCGCCACTACAACTGCCACTACCACCAGCCTTCCTGCCGGCTCCCCGCCTCCGCctctgtcgccgccgccgcaggcggAGGCGACACCGGGCCAGGAAACCCTAGCGCCGAGCCCGTCCCCTCCCCGCGACCCGCCCCCGCGCCCGCCGACGCCGCCAGATGCGGACGCCCCGACCCCGCTACCGCATTCCtctcccgcccccgtgtcctcgCCGCTGCCGCCGACCGACACCCCCGACGACGACAGCGACGAGTACGAGGACGACGGGCTCGACCCGCTGTTCTCGGAGACCGTCGTCGCCGGGGTGTGGGACCCGCTGGGCGCGCCGGCCGAAGGGGAcggtgaggacgacgacgacttgGGGCTGGGAGGCGGCGGCCTCATCGAGGAGCTGCGGAGGGAGCAGATGTCGGCGAAGAAGCGGCTCGACATGGACGAAGCTGACGGGGAGGTGGCTTCCGGGGCGGCGGCGGAAGGCAAGGGTaagaggagcaagaggaagaggaaggaggcGCCGCCGCCCAAGGAGTCGGTCCGGGAGAAGAAGCGGTCTGAGAAG GAGAGGAGGGCGCAGCTTGATTCGATCCATGCTGAGTCACAGAGGCTGCTGCGAG AGACGAGGAGGGCCTCGTTCAAGCCAATTGTGCAGCCAGTTCACAAGCCCATCTCATCTGTCCTGGAGAAGATCCGCCTGCGTAAGATGGAGGTTCTGAAGAA ATCACATACATCTATTGAAGACAGTGATGACAGTGATGACAATGATGCTGCTCCAGAGCCAGTGATCGATTCTGCTGTGCATTTGGATGTGCCTCAGTCTAAAGAAGTGACACTTGATGATAGATATTTGAGGATT GATGGCGCTGAAAAGGAGCTTGGAACAAACAGCCATGGCCTTGATCAGTGTGATAGTGTTCAAGAGGATGAG GATGGTTTGAGTTGCAAGGAGAAGGATATCCATAATTGTGGTACCAAAGCTTCAGATGAG GAAATTTCTGATCGATTGCAAGAGAATCATGAGAACACCCAGCCAAGTGATAACCATAACGATTCGGTAGATCAAACTCAACTGCCCCATTCTTCAAGCCCTACCGAGAGTACAGATGAAAC TTCatcagaagatgaagaagaagataatgatAAAGAGAACATGGACCCAAGCACTCAGAATAATGATGTACATACTCGTGAACACCTCCAACGAGCCATTGGAGGAGACTCATGCACAGGTGATGCCATCATAAAGGATTTTCTAGATGATGAAGCTGAGGAAGaggatgatagtgacaatgacatgatgagatttaaggacaatgaagaagatgatggaagtgatgaaaaCGAGGTATTCAATGATCTAATAGCAGCTGGCTATGAAGAAAAAGAAGTAGATCATGAGAAGCGTAATGAACTCCACCAAAAGTGGCTTGAGCAACAGGATGCTGCTGAAACAAATAATGTTATGCAAAGGCTTAAGTTTGGTCATCAGGAGCAAAAAGCATCAGCATATGAAGATGGAGACGAAGACAAAGACGAAGATGTAGAAGACTGTGAGGAAGGATCACAGAATGAAGATTTAACTCCAACAAATGTTGTGCGACAAAATTCAGAGAAGGCAAAACAGATGATTGCAAAGATGTTCGAAGATGATAATGATACTTACGAGCACTCGGATGATGAGGAAATAGAGGAGCATTTGGCTCGTCAACGCATTTCAAAGCGAGAA GTTGATAGTAATACATTCATATCCCCATTAGAAGATGACAGCTCAAGGGAAGTATTTAGTCTAATAAAGAAGCTCAATATTGCTCCTCAGCCTAAGCGGAGAGGAAAGCAATCAACAT CAAATCATGAAATGCTTATGGCTGGAAGGAACAGCAGTGCTTCAAAG GACAAGAGGTAA
- the LOC136515938 gene encoding probable protein phosphatase 2C 80, translating into MLAGYGGGGRGVHLSSHKDLLLGRGGRSFLFGNTWFLLSTYPARLLHTTDRRAPAAFFAAINRAPCVRSHCVGQGLLQRGGIVMAACGYALRRAELGAAKHQQPDKDPSAGARASRIAAMGSLGSAARPDVSFRYRGVESCKKIGVSLKCREPWGNRAFWTNAAGPGWKLSFAVEPWTKDFSTSCAAPYSAGATEHQLSLDEKMDNSTVASDGKSPVSEKLKLLSGSCYLPHPAKEATGGEDAHFISIDEHVIGVADGVGGWADLGVDAGLYAKELMRNSLSAIKDEPEGTIDPTRVLEKAYVSTKARGSSTACIITLKDQGIHAVNLGDSGFVVVRDGRTVLRSPSQQHDFNFTYQLESGGGSDLPSSAQVFHFPVAPGDVIVAGTDGLFDNLYSNEISGVIVEALRVGLEPQIAAQKIAALARQRATDKNRQSPFASAAQEAGYRYYGGKLDDITVVVSYVKSA; encoded by the exons ATGCTGGCGGGCTACGGCGGTGGTGGCCGCGGCGTCCATCTCTCCTCCCACAAGGACCTCCTCCTGGGCCGCGGCGGCCGGAGCTTCCTCTTCGGCAACACGTGGTTTCTCCTCTCCACATACCCGGCGCGCCTCCTGCACACCACGGACCGCCGCGCGCCCGCTGCGTTCTTCGCCGCGATCAACCGGGCCCCCTGTGTGCGCTCGCACTGCGTTGGGCAGGGCCTGCTGCAGAGGGGCGGCATTGTCATGGCTGCCTGCGGCTATGCTCTTCGGCGAGCTGAGCTGGGTGCCGCCAAGCACCAGCAGCCGGATAAGGATCCATCAGCAGGGGCACGCGCCTCGCGTATTGCAGCCATGGGATCACTGGGCAGTGCTGCGCGACCAGACGTCTCTTTTAGGTACAGAGGGGTGGAGTCTTGTAAGAAGATTGGTGTAAGCTTGAAGTGCCGTGAGCCATGGGGGAATAGGGCATTCTGGACAAACGCCGCTGGGCCAGGTTGGAAGTTGAGCTTTGCAGTTGAGCCATGGACTAAGGACTTTAGCACGTCGTGTGCTGCACCATATTCTGCTGGAGCCACAGAGCATCAATTGTCGCTCGATGAGAAGATGGATAACTCCACCGTTGCATCTGATGG GAAGTCACCAGTTTCTGAAAAATTGAAGTTGCTATCTGGTTCATGTTACTTGCCTCACCCTGCTAAGGAGGCAACTGGTGGTGAGGATGCACATTTCATTAGCATTGATGAGCATGTGATTGGCGTAGcagatggtgttggtggttgggcAGATCTCGGTGTCGATGCTGGATTATATGCTAAGGAGCTAATGAGAAATTCATTGAGTGCTATAAAAGATGAGCCAGAAGGGACAATTGATCCAACCAGAGTTTTGGAAAAGGCTTATGTGAGCACCAAAGCAAGGGGATCATCTACCGCGTGTATCATCACTCTTAAAGATCAG GGTATCCATGCTGTAAATCTTGGGGATAGTGGCTTCGTAGTAGTCCGAGATGGCCGCACTGTTCTCAGGTCACCCTCACAGCAGCATGATTTCAATTTTACTTATCAGCTTGAGAGTGGAGGTGGCAGTGATCTTCCTAGTTCCGCACAA GTATTTCACTTTCCGGTTGCCCCGGGTGATGTTATTGTTGCTGGCACGGATGGACTTTTTGACAATTTATACAGCAATGAGATAAGTGGTGTTATTGTTGAAGCTCTCAGGGTTGGACTTGAGCCTCAGATTGCAGCACAAAAAATTGCTGCCCTAGCTCGACAAAGAGCTACAGACAAAAATAGGCAGTCACCATTCGCATCAGCTGCTCAAGAAGCTGGGTACCGGTACTACGGTGGGAAGCTTGATGACATAACAGTTGTGGTGTCGTATGTGAAAAGTGCCTGA